The genomic region CAAGTGCCGATGTCGGTTCGTCAAACAGCAAGACGTCAGGTGAAATCGCAAGCGCGCGCGCAATGGCTGCACGCTGTTGCTGGCCACCAGAGACATGACCGGGATAATAGTCCCGACGTTCATACATCCCGACCTTTTTCAGCAACGCGTCTGCATTTTCGATTGCTTCTTTTCTCGGAACACCAAGCACGTGGATCGGTGCTTCGATGACATTCTCAAGAATGGTCAGGTGGCTCCAAAGATTGAAGCTTTGAAACACCATCGCAAGCTTGGTGCGAATACGCTGAAGCTGCTTCTTATCGGCGGCTTCCTGTGAGCCATCCTTGAGCCTCTTCATGCGGATCAGTTCACCTTTGACGTGAACAGCGCCAGCATTTGGCGTTTCAAGCAGGTTGATACATCTCAGAAACGTACTTTTGCCCGAACCGGACGAGCCAATAATCGAAATCACGTCCCCGGTATTGGCCGTAAGATCAATTCCTTTAAGAACTTCGTGGTCCCCAAAGCTTTTGAACATCCCTTCGACCTGTAGGGCGGGTATGTCTTTGCTCATAACGAGTTTATATTATCCCTGTTGAGAGTCTTCATTCTTCGTTCGTCTTAGCATCCGAAATCGGATGCTCCCCCACAAGACACGCCAAAGCGCCTCTCATTCCGTCAATAATTGCCTGTCCAACGAGAGCATTTCCACTGATATTTTGCAGTTTTATGAAGAAAACTGCGGTTTCAGACGGTTACACATCACCATTAACGACCGCATTGCACAAATCGTGCAGCAGTAAGGGATTTTACGCAATAAAAAACTACATGGATTTTAGGGAGAAGATGCACCCAAGACGGAATCCGACCAGAGGTTGGCAAAGACGACGGTTTCAAACCATGCAAACAAGTGACCGTTATTACCTAATCGTTGTCGCGAACAGATTTCAGGAAGCCGATAACTTCTTCCCTGAGACGCTGGGCCAGTTTTCGCAATTCCTGGGAAGACGAAAGGAGCGAGTTGGCTTCCTCACTTACCATGTTGGCGGTATCAGAGACGGCCGACACGTTTTGCGAGACTTCCTGTGTGCCCGCTGCTGCACGTTGAACGCTGTCTGCAATTTCTTGTGTCGCAGCCCCTTGTTGTTCAACCGCGGCTGCAATGGCATTGCAGAATTCGTTAATCCGCTCGATCGTTCCGGAAATAGACCTGATTTCGGAAACTGAACGGTTCGACGACCCCTGAATACCATCTACCTGAACCTGAATATCGCCAGTAGCCTTGTCTGTTTGATTGGCAAGCGATTTCACCTCACCGGCAACGACGGCAAAGCCCTTACCAGCATCACCTGCACGAGCGGCTTCTATGGTAGCGTTGAGCGCCAGAAGGTTTGTTTGCCCGGCAATATCTTGAATGAGACCGACGACCTTGCCGATCCGCTCAGCAGCCTCGGCAAGCTCTGTGACCGTTGCAGAGGTACTGTTGACGCCAGAAACTGCCTCGGTCGCAACTTCGATTGATTGCGTAACCTGTGCACCAATTTCGCGAATGGCAGCAGAGAGTTCCTCGGTTGCGGACGCCACCGCCTGCACATTTTCCGTTGTTATGTTCGCAGCGCTCGAAACAGCGGCGGCACGGGCCGTTGATTCCTCTGCATTGGCAGATAACTGAGTTGCGACCAACTGCGTTTTTTCGGCCGCGTCAGCCACTGTTTCCACTATGGAAAGAACACTCTTCTCGAAATTGTCTGCCATTTGTTCCATGGCGCGCCTGCGCGCCTCAGCCGCATGTCTGGTCGCAGCTTCATTCTCGCTCGCCAAACGATCCACTTCTGCAGCGTTGTTTTTAAACACCAGAACAGCCGCGGCCATTGCGCCAATTTCGTCCTTGAGTTCCGTTCCCGGGACATCGACATCCCTCTGACCATTGGCGAGGCGGGTCATGGCCGACGTCATACTCATAACCGGCCGCGAAACCCAAATACGCACCAGCAGCCCCATCAGGCCCATTATGGCCAGAATGGCAATGATCGCGGTAATAATCGCAGTGTAGCGAAACTCGGTAAGCGACGCATATGCGGCATCGCGATCAAGTGCAAAGCCGAGATACCAGTTTACAGAAGGCAAGCCATTGACGCGGAAAAAGGTGAACAACTGATCGCCTGAGCCATCAATGATGCTCTCCATGCCTTCCTTTACCGTTGGTGTGTCGTCAGGAAACACTTCAGGCAGGGGTTTAAGGGTGAATTCTGCACTCGGGTGGATCAGCACCGTTCCCTGATCATTAACCAGAAAGCCATATCCGATCCCGCCCAAATCGATGCTGCGAACCAGATCGCCAAGAATACCAATATCGATATCGCCGCCAACAACCCCAAGAAGGTTTGATCCATCAAAAACAGGTGTGGTTGCCGTAACAATGAGCTGACCGGTGGATGCATCGGTGTAGGGTTCGGTAAGCGTACTATCACCGACAGAAACTGCATCTGCATACCATGGGCGTTGGCGCGGGTCGTAGTCGGGCGGCAGATCATCGGGCGGATACATTGTCATCACACCGTCAGCACTGCCGAAATATGAAAAGATAAATGACTCGGCAAATGCCTCACCGCTTGCAACTTCAGAGACATTGGTGGGGGAACTGTCACGGGCAATATTGTTGGCGAGGCTCTCAACCAACAGGCGCCGGCCATCAAGCCAGTTTGAGATGCCGGCAGTGGCCAACGAACCACTCTCGGTCAATTTAGCCACAAGCGCATTCTGGATGTATGTTCGTTGCTGATAGTCGAAATAGAGGATGAATGCCGTGAACGTCGCAACAACGATCATTGCCGCAGCAAGCAATATCCGGCTACCAATATTGAGCGACATGCAGCAATCCTCCGGAAGAAGTACATTACATTAAACAAATGTGGTTGCCTGACCCGATTACAAGCACTTGGTGCCGCTAAGAGTCAGGCTTTCGAAAAACGGATCCATCAGAATGTCTTCTCATTGCGGGATGCAACTAAAGTAGCACCCGACAAGAGATCGACATCACTATGAAATCTCTTTGTTTTCGGTATTGATTAAGAACCACATTGCTATCAACTTTGAGTTTCCCCATATGAGGAAATGACTTGTGGCGAACTCTCACAAAATACCGATAAACGGAGGAAATTAATGAAACGCGCATTATTTGCAGGGATGGCGGTCGCGTTCGCGTTCGGGAGCACTGCTGCCGTAGCTCAGGATCGTTCTGACTGGCCGGAGAGCTTTACCGTCGGTACAGCTTCACAGGGCGGGACCTATTTCGCGTATGGTTCTGGCTGGGCGAACCTTGTGGCGGAAGAACTCGGCATCTCGGGTGGCGGTGAAGTCACCGGTGGCCCGATGCAGAACATGGCCCTTGTTCATACCGGTGAAGCTGCCTTTGGTATGACGACGATGGGGCCGGCCGCAGAATCGCTTGCGGGCACAAACCCGATTGCACCGGGTCTTCAGATGACCAATGCCTGTGCAATGTTCCCGATGTATCAGACACCGTTCTCGATCACGGCTCTCTCTTCCTCGGGAATTACTTCGGTTGCAGAAATTCCGGCGGGTGCCAAGATTGGCTTTGGTCCGGCAGGCTCGACCTCGGATACATATTTCCCGCGTATGCTAGAAGAACTCGGTGTTGAATTCGAACGTCGTAATGGTGGCTGGGCCGACCTTGGTGGCCAGCTGCAGGATGGTCTGCTTGACGTTATTGCGTTCGCCGCAGGCGTTCCGGTTCCGGCTGTCAGCCAGCTTGAAGTCCAGACTGACGTGAACATCATCGAATTCACCGAAGCTGAACAGAAGCAGATCATGGATGCCTTCCCGGTATCCGAGTTCGACATTGCAGCGGACACCTACACCACGCTGACCGAACCGGCACGTTCGGTTTCGATGTGGAACTTTGCCATTGCCAACTGCGAGCTTCCGGAAAGCTTTGTTTATGCCGCAACCGACGTTGTGATGTCTG from Thalassospira indica harbors:
- a CDS encoding ABC transporter ATP-binding protein, producing the protein MSKDIPALQVEGMFKSFGDHEVLKGIDLTANTGDVISIIGSSGSGKSTFLRCINLLETPNAGAVHVKGELIRMKRLKDGSQEAADKKQLQRIRTKLAMVFQSFNLWSHLTILENVIEAPIHVLGVPRKEAIENADALLKKVGMYERRDYYPGHVSGGQQQRAAIARALAISPDVLLFDEPTSALDPELVGEVLRVMTDLAEEGRTMLVVTHEMGFARGVSSHVMYLHQGRVEEFGNPTDVFENPKSERMKQFLQRDF
- a CDS encoding methyl-accepting chemotaxis protein, with the translated sequence MSLNIGSRILLAAAMIVVATFTAFILYFDYQQRTYIQNALVAKLTESGSLATAGISNWLDGRRLLVESLANNIARDSSPTNVSEVASGEAFAESFIFSYFGSADGVMTMYPPDDLPPDYDPRQRPWYADAVSVGDSTLTEPYTDASTGQLIVTATTPVFDGSNLLGVVGGDIDIGILGDLVRSIDLGGIGYGFLVNDQGTVLIHPSAEFTLKPLPEVFPDDTPTVKEGMESIIDGSGDQLFTFFRVNGLPSVNWYLGFALDRDAAYASLTEFRYTAIITAIIAILAIMGLMGLLVRIWVSRPVMSMTSAMTRLANGQRDVDVPGTELKDEIGAMAAAVLVFKNNAAEVDRLASENEAATRHAAEARRRAMEQMADNFEKSVLSIVETVADAAEKTQLVATQLSANAEESTARAAAVSSAANITTENVQAVASATEELSAAIREIGAQVTQSIEVATEAVSGVNSTSATVTELAEAAERIGKVVGLIQDIAGQTNLLALNATIEAARAGDAGKGFAVVAGEVKSLANQTDKATGDIQVQVDGIQGSSNRSVSEIRSISGTIERINEFCNAIAAAVEQQGAATQEIADSVQRAAAGTQEVSQNVSAVSDTANMVSEEANSLLSSSQELRKLAQRLREEVIGFLKSVRDND
- a CDS encoding TAXI family TRAP transporter solute-binding subunit, with the protein product MKRALFAGMAVAFAFGSTAAVAQDRSDWPESFTVGTASQGGTYFAYGSGWANLVAEELGISGGGEVTGGPMQNMALVHTGEAAFGMTTMGPAAESLAGTNPIAPGLQMTNACAMFPMYQTPFSITALSSSGITSVAEIPAGAKIGFGPAGSTSDTYFPRMLEELGVEFERRNGGWADLGGQLQDGLLDVIAFAAGVPVPAVSQLEVQTDVNIIEFTEAEQKQIMDAFPVSEFDIAADTYTTLTEPARSVSMWNFAIANCELPESFVYAATDVVMSDNERMVSIHRAARSTVPANWDKNKVMKWHPGAAKWFNENGASIPADMIH